In the genome of Struthio camelus isolate bStrCam1 chromosome 22, bStrCam1.hap1, whole genome shotgun sequence, the window AAATCCCCAAATCTTCTCTCTGCATTGAAGTTCCCAAGGGGGTTTTTGTGTTTCTTCCAAAAAACATCCAGAACATTCGCAGACAGTGCTTGGCATTTTCTTACCGGTCTTTTAAGGGCATTTTTAATGCGAAAGAGTTGTTTTCAGCCACTCGGCATTGCATGCTACCAAGTGCAAAACTCCTGCAGCAGCATTACCAGCCGCTCGCCGCTGGGAGgaaaaaggaccaaaaaaaaaaaagttttatttcttatttgggTTTCCGGAAAGAGCCAAACCACTTAATCATTGATCTAAAAACCTGGCCTCTCTCGATTTTCTCATCATCTCGAGAAACGGACTTATTTTCCCTCTGTCGCTTTATTGTGGCGTTCCTTATGATCAAAATTAGCGAGATGCCGGCATAAAAGGGAACAATAATTGCTCGACGAGCATCTCGTTTGTAATTTATTAGTTTCTATTATTGTGGGTTGTCATGGCAACGGCTCGCATCCAGGGCGATGAGAGAGATGTTAGATATGAGCCGACGAAGCTCCAAGTCCCAGCAAATGGAGATGCCCGGTTTTATCAgtaattttcctgaaaataataagTGAGGAGTTAATGAGATGGAAAGCCGTCCTGTGGCTattgtgaattttctttcttttttttttttcttttctattttttttccctccttccttaaAGTGTTGATCTAATTAGAATGCATCGGTCAGGAAAAGTAATGAGGATTTAGCGGCTCACAAAGAGGTGGGGATCGTATCAGAAAATTAGCATGAGCCTTTGGAAAAATATCAGCCCTGGGGAGCAGCGTCGAGTgcccccctcccagcacctctaaTTTTGTTGGCGCCGTTTGGAGTGGGGACGGAAGGTCGAGAAACCGGAGTGAGACTCAGAGGCTGGTTGGGAAATCATAGAAAACGGGGAGACTCCGGATTTGCCTGCTGGCTCAAAAGGGAAAGGTTTCGGTAAAAATGAGCAACAGGAGTTGGAAAATTACCAGTGGTGGCCGAACAAGCTGCCAACGCTGTAAAACTTGGATGAGGAGGACATTTCGGTGTCGATAATAAGGTCAGACTTTTTATTATTGTGCAACTAAACCATGGCTAGCACCTGAGTGCTTCAAATCATCGAGTATCCTTGAGTTTGCCTgaaagagacttaaaaaaaaaaaagggttagaaACGCTCTTTATCCAGGGCCGTTTGCATCTAATACATCTTAAAAGCTGGGGATCTTCCAGAGATGCCATCCTGCAATTGGGATTTAAAAATGACAAAGGAGATGACTTTGCTAATTCCTTTCCTATTAATTTCCTGCTGAAGGGAAGTAAAAGAGCTAAGCGGCCACTcatttaggaattaaaaaaaaactaaaggctGGAAATGTGATTAATATCAATCAATGAGGTTTcttagaaaacagcatttttcaagGGTATTTATATCTGTTATGTATCAATCATCTTGCAAGACTGACCAGCCAGTTGCGAAAGTGAGTTGTTTTAGGTTTTTGCAAAGTTTTTGACCATCTAACAGTGAGCTTGAAAACATGTGGGCTACTCAATAACCCATTGTCAACCAAAACAGTGGGAAAAGCTTGCAAAATGTCCTTGTGGGAGAATCTCTGTTGGGTTTCCCTGGAGTCTCCAGAAAGGATGGCCCATGGTCTGGCGTTATTCGGGCTCGTGCGATGACAGAGAGTAGAAAAGCACAGGGAGTACTGGCCTAACTGGATAGACGCTGTCTGTTGTGAGGAAAAGCCACGTCATTTCTCCTGCAGGCTAATGCAAGGTGCAATATTCGCCATGCGGCTTCTCCAGTGACTCTTGGACTTGGCCGAATTCAGATGGAGAGTTGGGTTTTTCCTTTCCCCAAGCCTTCAGTTACCTTACAGGCACCTTTTTACCTCATTTTCTAGATCACTTTCTTATTTTGCCCCCCTCTTCGTGCTACAGAGGAGTTTTAGCCTCTTTATTGTAGATTATGGACTTGGGATGTGCAACCCTATCTCTCCTAATTCAGCAATTACccttattctgttttttcttgctctttttctcttcaatttCTCCTCCACGGGGTTGTTCCTCTCCACTGAGTCCTCCTTGGACCTTTTATAATTCCCTTCCttcttattttcctgctttttcggacgaggggaggagaaggaggctgCTTGTTGCATGGTGAGGAGAAAACCGCCCATCTAAATCAACTCTTAAAAACTAACTCAACTCATGCAGAAACTCTCCTTGGACACCAAAGAGCCCTTTGATGCTCCCAATGCTTTGCTCCCCAAAGCCCATCCCTGCTGCGTTGGGTGGGAATCGAAGTGCTACTGAGGTCTCATTCAGGTtaaatcttctgtttttttcactcCCATTTGGAGCCAAAGCAGCAGGCCCTAGTGGTGGCCAGAGGGGCACTTTCCAAATGGATTTTCCTCGTCTTGCACCCATCTCTAGTTCCAGTTGTAGGCTAATGGCCTGAGTTGGATTGGCCTGACTCAAGGCAGCTTTTTCCATCTCTGCTTTAGTCTGTCCATGATTTGCAGTGTGGAGcagtatttatttctctgttactTCAAGCCAACACTTCTTCATCCCtttccacccatccatccatgtGGAAAGAAGCTCTCTCAGTCCTTTGGCCTGTGTTCAAGTCTGGTCAGCTCTTCCTTGGCGGATGCacaattttttccccaatattttAACTCTCACTCAAATAAATTGCACAAAGTTAGGAAGAGTTTTTTGCATCTATGGGCCCTCCAGAAATAAATGATTGTCTTATAAAGAGCCAGCAGAAGGACGTTAGTCCACTTGGTTGTTGACACTCATCTTCTTTTGAAAGAGGACTTTTTTTATGCCATGCAATAGCAATGAGATCGCCTTTCTTGTTAAAGCCTCTTTTAATTTGGACAAACAGCATTTTGCCATAGAGCCATGTAAGGATTGGGTGCCGAGACAGATCTGCAGAGACACCTAGTGATACATTTTTTTATACTAAAGTGTCCAAATTGCCAGAAATTTTTCAACTTCTTTGAGTCCTTAATCTTAAAATAGGAAACATTTTCCAATGCGATGGAATAGCAAGCATAGCACAATTTGGCTGGTGTTCATGACCCAATGTCGTTAGGACGCAAACCATATTTTTTTATACTCCATGGAGGtctgtctgtatttattttactgcagAGCATCCACTTCCTTTGGGTATCCCTAGTTTTGCATTGCTAGGAAGACAGAACGGTGTCCTGCAGTGAAGACATGGAAATGCCAtaaatttttctcatttccttttcttataaTTCCTAATATTCTGGCTTTTTTGCATGCTGCTGAGCCAGTGTTTTAGGATGACTCTCCTCTATGCCACCAAAATGTCTCTCTGGATGGTTGTATCTCCTTGAGAAGACGGTGGCCCACCTGGATGGGAGCACCTGGAGATGGGAGTTTCTGCTTCTAGTGTTGGGACATCCCCAAATAATTTCCTCCAAAAATGGTCTTCCAGATGCCCATCTTTTTGGGTGAATCATGGAAAAACGAGGTGGGAGAGGAGCGCTGGAGGCCGACCCAAAGCTCTGGTTGCTCCCAACCGCAATTCGAAGCTCTCCGAGGAGCATAACATGGTTTTATGTAAACATGTAAGTATTTCCACCCTGTTAATCCTGCGGCAGCTCAGAGGCTTTGCAAAAGCTTCTAGGTTTTGATTTCCTTATGCTGAGGATGCCTCATTTTTTAGATCACACCAAGAAACGCCAGAGCCAGGAGaaggatacatatatatatacatatatatatataaaactaaggTTTTACTGGCATGCTTGTCATTCGTTTTGGTGGCATTGTGAGGGATAAAAAAAACGCAgccaatattttcatttcaaaggtgTGCAGGCAAATCAGAGTTTGTTCATAACTGctgcacaggggaaaaaagattaaaaaaaaaaactaatgagaGAAATGTTTGTGctggatccaaaaaaaaaaagcgccaaaAAGGGCAATTTTTCCccagcaaagggaaatgctatTTCTAACTCCACCCCACTCTGCTAAACGCTGTGCCTTCCCTCCTTACCCTGGCATCCTTTGCTATAAAATTAATGGCTTTGTGTGCTCAAAATTACCATCTTTTGttttattgcaaagaaaaagaggaaCTACGGCTTTTTTCCAACACGCTTTGATTTTCCggtgttgctgcctcttggaaaTAGTGCAGAGAAATCCTCGTTTCTTAACCCAAGAAATATGTTTCTCAAAGAAACACATGCAAATGAATTTCAAATTGAATAAAAAGGTGAACGGGAGAATGAGGAGCTCCTTGCGTTGGTGTTTTGTTCAACAGGGAGACGTTGGGGAAAAAGCGAGGCCGAATGGGAAAAAATGggtagagaaggggggggggtagAAATCCTGATTTTATTACATACAGTGCGTGCAGTTTTATCTCCATCGCAGCTGGGCAAATTATAGATATAGCGCTATCTCGGGCTTCTACTGAAATGATAATTACATAAATATCACTGGCATAACGCACAAAAAAATCCTACACATCTGGGATGTGCCTTGCTGGTTGCAACGCCTCAGCCCATATTCACCCATCtcctcccaccgtggcacccttCCCTTCCCAATATCTGATTTTATCATGAAATACTCAAATAATTCTTCCGTTTGTGCTTTTCCCAATTCCCGCTCACATGCAAAAGCTAACGTTACGGTGCCAGgggaagaaaaatcctttttttttttggcaagaggTTCCTTAATGGCACCAGGAATGATGGCAAACGAGGGTTTATTCTAGTGGGGCCATGCTCACCCATGGGCACCTATATTGATGATGAGCAATTAATTCCAACTGCCAAAACCAGCAGcccaattttattattttttatttgaaaatttttttttaatacttctagCCAGACAAatcactgctattttttttcctgcgaCTGCTTTTAGTGGCCCATGGCTGTTTGCACATTTaagattttgtttcctcttcaaaCGTGGTGCCAACCTCATATTTTTACAAAAATGCTCCTTAATGTCATTGCAGCCAAAGGACAAGAAAGAAGCAttcatattttagaagaaaattccTTTTCTCACTCTTTTCCCTTAATGGAAATAGTGGCTGGGCAAAAGGGAAGAGTTTGGGAAGGCAGAAattggctgctttgcaaagcataatccctctttttctgatttttccacTTGCAGCAAGGGggaagctccttttttttttgcaatttcccTTGTGaaatctacaggaaaaaatgaaagtggaaaaaagTGTTATTGTAGGCATCCAAAACGCCACCAGTGAGTGCTCCCAGACAGGCCACTGGTGTGGGGGGCTGCTGCGTCAGGCGTTTCCattgcaattttgtttttttttaaacttttaattttaaaaatatatatttttttgatatCCCCCCCACAGGAGATGCTGCAGAGCTCGCCCGCGGCATTGCCGGCTGCCTCCAACCCACCGCCAGGCATTGTGGTGCCGGCGGCCGCCCTGCCACCGGGCAACCTCGCCATGAGCGCCGGAAGCTCGCCGGCTGTGCCAGGTATTTTTGGGAAATGAGGAAATCCAGAAATTGTGTGTTCTTTTTTCTCCGTTTCCCCTGCATGAGCTCTCTTTCCTGCAGGCGGAGCCCTGTACCAGCCCGTGACGATGGTGACGTCGCAGGGCCAAGTCCTCGCCCAAGCCATCGCCCCCGGCACCCTGCAGATCCCCAACGCCCAGGTAAGAcgcctgaaaaaaatcaaatttccctTTCCCAGCatttttgcagctgcagagacACCGGTGGCTTCTAAAACATCAGGAATTCACTGATGCATTTCCCAATTTGGggcaaaaattaattaaaagggcCACAAACACCTGGGCAGCACCCAGGCACTGCTGCGCTGGGACTGTGGGAATTGCAAAAGTGACTGATTTTATCAATAAATTCAATCCTCAGATGGTCCCAAATTTTTAATTAGCAAGAAAGGCTAATTAACTCCATCTGCAAAGCTCACTTTGGGGTCATTCCCCACCTTTTTCTCCTGACATCCACCAAGCTTTTTTGCATACGGTTTGGGCAGAAACGGAGTGATTTATCTCTTTAGGCAGTGGCGAAGCGGCAAAGGAGCCATGCCGAAACATGGcagtaaataaatatatctaGGCCATCACCGGCAGGTATCCGTCAAATCTACAGGGGGTAGGTGGGCCAAAATTCCCAGATTTTCCCAAAAGGTCGAATTAAAGCATGGGCATGTTATGCTGTGGGAAACATTGGAGTGAAGTGCAGATTATGAAAAACAGTGATTTGGAAAGTGAGCTCCatcttttggggatttttttccttttttttttttagctgaaaattGAAAATAGCTGTGTGTCCAAACGAGTCGTGGCACCGGCACCACAGTTTGGTCTGGCCTCTGGCTGCACCGACGCAAATCTCCAAAAAAGCATGCACTGATTGTCAAAAATCAGAATGTAAAGTGGGTAAATAGTGTAGAAGGGCTTGAATGCAAATTTGGAGGAAAAGCTAGCCAAACCTCCTAGAAGCCTCCTCTTCCCTGGCCAGTGCCCACTCTCAGCAGCGACACCTTTTTGGTTTCGCGCTCAGAACCCTGTCTGGGGCCATTTCGCCCAGTTTTGGCTGCAGCTCAGGCATCCGTCTTGCTGGCAGGTGAACCTGGATCTCACCTCACTCCTTGATGGCGAGGACAAGAAGTCCAAGAACAAGCGAGGCGTCCTGCCGAAACACGCTACCAACATCATGCGCTCATGGCTCTTCCAGCATCTCATGGTGAGGACCGCGGCGGGCATCGCGGCCCCTGACAGGGTGCTTTCGGGCTGGCGAGAAAAGAGATGCCCAGCAGGGCTGTAATTTGTCCCACTTTGGGGCAAACCCAGGTGGGTTTGTTACAAAAGCTGCCCCCGCAGACACCATTGGGTTTATCTCAGCCTGTTGGCCTGCCCTGTGGTGAGAAACTGAAACGCAAAATTGGCCCATTTTACCCTTTCGGCGGTGCACAGGCAGCTAGCGAGCCAGAGGGTGTGACCCTGTTTGGGTGCCAGGAGCCCACTTTGCCTGGGACGGGAGCAAATAGCTGGGAGCATGGCAGAAAACTGAactcccttcccctttttcctgCATAATCGGGCTAAAAAAACTCAGATGCTAGTTGCATGCGCGGGGGCAGCTGCCAGTGTGGCATCATTGGGTTCAGCGGTGTGCTGGGGACCTTGCAGGAACCAGTgggatttttttaagagaaactcaaatttttttaagagaaacagCTGGGTTTACCCTGAGAAAGCTTTAGCCTTATTACATTATGGTGAAACAGCTGGAAAAATTGATGAAAAAAAAGCATCGTTGGGTTCAGCCGTGAGCACCAAAGCTGATTGCAAAGAGTTTTGCAAGAGTTTCTGCAAGTGGGTGAGGGAGTCCCTCAGCATTGAGTGTTTTTAGCGCTCCAAATCACTAAATTGAGTTTTTCAAGTTGCATGCGTCACCTGCAGAGGAAAAGGTCCTTCCATAAGTTCCTTCAGTGAGGAGGACATGGTGGAGCCTCATCACCTGGATGTGATCACGCACTGTTTCATAGGGCTCCTACCGGAAGACTGAAATTTCAGGTCTCTGTGTTGGGTGTGGccatctaaaaatgaaaaataataggcCAAAGGGTCAACACGGGGAAGATCATGGCTTAGAGGTTGTCCGCAAGACGTCCTGCAGCTAGTGGCGAACTTCTTGCCATTTCTCATGGAAAATCTTGGATTGTCTGAACCCAGGACCAGGGGGTCACCATGTTGGGTGGCCATTTCATGCTGCTGCCATCCATCTCCCACACCATGCTGGTGTTTCAGAGGGCCTGGTTGCAGTTTTGCCACTATAAAAAAGGATTTGGAAGATCAGAAGCTGGTTCCTCCTTGGTACCACACTGCATGAAATGGGATGGAAAGcgaggaaaaaaattgttcttctaCCAGCAGAGATGCAGCGTTGGGATAGGCTCTGCACTCCCACTAGTCCTATGGCCAGCACATGGTTGGGCTTCCCACTAGGCTATCTCCAGCTTAAATTACTCCATGATCCTGCTGAAAAGACTTCCTTAGTTTGAATATTTTCTCGGAGCTCTTTCTTGCAAGAGGGACTAAAAGCCACTTTGCAGATTTGCCTGTGTGCCATTTTGCCAGGCAACTTTCGCTGGTTGGGACGATGAGTAACCTTTGGCCTGGGGCTCTGGGAAACAACTGGCTTGAGTGAAATTTGGGGTTCAAAAGGGAGGATTTTAGCAcagtatagctttttttttttttaagcagaattagAAAAGGATGGGAAGATCACTAAGACTAATGAAAAATTTTCTGTTACTTCAGGAACAGTGCTAAAAGGGTGCCAGGGAAACAGTGGGATGCTTAGCCACTGATCAAGTCTTGTGTCttgcaaatgggaaaaaatgacggattgggggtgggggggaaacaaAATAACACGCATTTTTTTGTTTCCGGAGCTGCCGTTTCTCCCCGTGGGGGTGTAACGTTGCTGCCGTCTCTCTTCTCCCAGCACCCGTACCCGACAGAGGACGAGAAGCGGCAAATTGCGGCCCAAACCAATCTGACACTCTTGCAAGTCAACAACTGGTGAGTGCATTCTGCGGTGTGTGACATGCAACCGGGGCCTTTTGATTCCCAGTTTTGGACAGTCATGAGGCCTCCACCTCATGCAGATATGCCAAAATCGCTGACTTCCCATAAGTCTCTTTTGAGAGGGGATGCTTAAAACTATCCCCCTTCCTATTTTCAGTACTCAGCATTGCACCGGATACAGCAGAGCATACTAACGGCCCCGTTGCGTAGCCAAAAATGTAGCCTTAAAATCGCTTAAACCCAAAGTCCGGAACAGGTTTTGCAATTTATTTAGGCTCTGTGTAAGGTGGTGTGGGATACGAGACAGGGCTTGGGTTTATTTAAGGCATTAAGTTGTAGGCGTTCGTTTGCGATGGCTCAGTGCCCTCTCCTGGCCAGCCTGAGATGTAGCAGCCGGTATTTTCCTGCTGCAATTAATAGCTGAAAGAATCAGTGCAATGGTAGAACAAGCCACAAACAAGTGAAGCAGGGTAAAAACCAGCTTTCTGGGCCGCCCAGGCACTTTTCTAAAGGGTTTTGTATTACGATTTATTACGTTTTTATAACGACTATGATTTATTGGCGTGCTCTTGGCCATTGTGGCTAACTTCTTGCCCTCTGTCTCTCCTGAAAAAGGTTTATCAACGCCCGGCGGCGCATCCTGCAGCCCATGCTCGATGCCAGCAACCCAGACCCAGccccaaaagccaagaaaatcAAATCGCAGCACCGGCCCACCCAGCGGTTCTGGCCCAACTCCATTGCCGCCGGGGTcttgcagcagcagggcagcaacTCCGGGACAAATCCTGACGGTAAGTATGGCGAGACAGCCTGGGGTACGTACCAGCTTGGGCTGCTGCACATAAAATTACGACCTGACATTGGTAATTAAGGGTATTTAGAGCCCTTGCTCACCAAATCTAGTAAGAGGTCTGTGCGAGAGGTGGTCTTCCACTTGGCCATCACAAGTGCATTGCCAATGGGGCCCTTGTGCGGCAGCATCATGGCCCTGGTACCCAGCTTGCTGTTATCACCTCAGCCTGGGAACATCCCTGTTTTCCTCAAGGATCTCCCCAACTTTGGGCATCAccctggagacctcctgaggagCTGGGGAGAGGGTGGAGAGGACTGGAGGAGAGGCGAGCAGAGGAGAAGATgaagagagatgagaaaagagGGAAGATGAGAGAGATGAGAAGAGATGGGCAAGATGGGAAGGGAGCAGATGGAGAGAAGGTGAAGAGACAAGgataaagaggagagagaagatgaaGGAGAAATGAGACAAAATATGAAGAGATGAAGAGAAGATGAGAAGATGAAGAGATGAAGATGACCAGACAAGGAGAGAGATGAAgagatgaagaggaagaggagagaggagaaagagaaaatgaagaggtgAGACGACAAAAGATAATAAGATGAAAAGATGATGAggtgaagaggagagaaaagatgaaaagatgagtagaaaagagatgagaaagaTGAAAGAAGATGAAGAGACGAGATGAAAGATGAAGAGACGAGATAAAAGAAGCTCAAGAGGTGAGTTGAGAAGCTGCAAGAGAAATGAGGAGACTAGACAAGAAGAAGGAAGATGGAAGAGAAGacgaaaagatgaagaaaagggaagaaaatgtgaaagaaggtgaagatggaggaagagagaagaagagaaatgaaaagcgGCTAGACAAGAGGAGATGAAGAGGAAATCAAGATGAACAGAAGAGGAGAACAGAAAGGTAGATAGGGCTTCCCGCTTGGGATCATAGAGGCACAGGGGTGGCGAATttgtgtttttcctcctctttataTGAGTGGcagggcattattttaatttttttttttttccccactgcaggCTCCCTCAGCATGGACAGCCTgcagcctctctcctcagccACAGCCACCATGGCCATGCAGCAGGCCATGCTGGTGGCCCATGACGACTCCCTTGACGGtaccgaggaggaggaggatgaagaggaggaggaagatgagatggaggaggaggaagacgaggaggaggagctggaggaagagcCTGGCGGCGCCCTCGGCTTGGACCACAGTGACTCGCTGGAGTAGCGAGGCGCCTGCCGTACCGCAAGGAGGACGCCCGCCCCCCAACCTACCGAGAAAGGAGacaaaaggggggggaaggagatttttttttttaggaaaaaaaaaatgctaatttcaGCCCCTCATGAATGTCCCATTGGGGAACAACGGGAGTGCGCCAGGCTCTGCTATGATCCTCTGGCTTATTTAAGTGAAGGACACGTTTACAAGGCACATATTGTGGccggtttttttcatttttttttctcccctttttccctttctttttgatAAAAAGCAGGTCCATTGGGCAAGCCGTTTCCCCCGCGATGGCTGATCTTGTGTGGCGCCGttttcttccccctgccaccAGCTCCGTTCCCACCGCTTTGATTTCCTGGCACAGAAGGACAGATGCCTCTTTTTtcggcttttttttcttttttcccctgaaaaaatGTCGGACGGTCGCACCGATCGCCACTCTCCGTGCATGGGAAAAGCCCTGAGTGCAAACCGGATTTTCAAACGGTTTAATGGCCCAAAACCTTCACATCTGGGGACTTGATATGTGACTTGCTGGAAAAggccaaccccccccaccccaaatccttTAATTTATGTGCTAAAAACCCAgtgaatctggaaaaaaaacccaccctcgtTAATAAGGGCTGTGATTGGCTACAGAAGCAGGCAAAACCTGCTGTAAGCAAGACTTTCCCATGGCGTTTTGACACCAAGTCAGTAAAAACgatgaaaaaaacagatttttttcactcaAAACACAATGGCGACCTGGAGAATCACCCAGGTGGAAGGAAATTAAAGTCACAAAAACAAAGATTCAGCCCCAATATTGCTCCCTCCATCCACTGGGAAAGACGCGGGCaggataatgtttttttttcccctcaaacgcCCCGAAGAAGCCTGGGGGAACGCGACCCtgcaaaaaaatgccattttgaggGGATTTTTAATGGTATTAAAATGGGAAAATTTGCCTTACAACGCAGCACAGGA includes:
- the PKNOX2 gene encoding homeobox protein PKNOX2 — translated: MHHVSPAPALTMMATQSVPPPPYQDTPQMTATAQQPAKAQPVHVSAPAGGSAPVPSAAADPQAQLEADKRAVYRHPLFPLLTLLFEKCEQATQGSECITSASFDVDIENFVHQQEQEHKPFFSDDPELDNLMVKAIQVLRIHLLELEKVNELCKDFCNRYITCLKTKMHSDNLLRNDLGGPYSPSQASLNLHPQEMLQSSPAALPAASNPPPGIVVPAAALPPGNLAMSAGSSPAVPGGALYQPVTMVTSQGQVLAQAIAPGTLQIPNAQVNLDLTSLLDGEDKKSKNKRGVLPKHATNIMRSWLFQHLMHPYPTEDEKRQIAAQTNLTLLQVNNWFINARRRILQPMLDASNPDPAPKAKKIKSQHRPTQRFWPNSIAAGVLQQQGSNSGTNPDGSLSMDSLQPLSSATATMAMQQAMLVAHDDSLDGTEEEEDEEEEEDEMEEEEDEEEELEEEPGGALGLDHSDSLE